A region of Octopus sinensis unplaced genomic scaffold, ASM634580v1 Contig18740, whole genome shotgun sequence DNA encodes the following proteins:
- the LOC115231562 gene encoding xaa-Pro aminopeptidase 1-like → MSVSQSILSLLRKQFTLTSPPINGYIIPTSDEHQSEYTPANTKRRQFISKFTGSAGTAVVTTEKAALWTDGRYWNQASTELDLDSWILMKQGISPLLHSNRTARYSLYGGLAQSNEWESLSKKLDQKKMSLVPVEDNLVDRIWTDRPPTPKSRIFPLEIKYSGQSWEEKIPKSSSYFAAKQIDSPILQTDWSPISRLKAVKNPTESAGMELAHLKDAVALTEFFYWLETTSFGELTVKTSSKRVFIFTNQDQIITKDSQGLEIAETRAKDLYNSDCDVTEDMLDTAKDLISHLMFTYQPETFENPSVRRFYSTLEAMALDMNDVEEFEDHTCSDFRLYISA, encoded by the exons ATGTCAGTGTCTCAGTCTATTTTGTCTTTGTTACGTAAACAATTTACACTCACATCTCCACCCATAAATGGATATATCATCCCAACCTCAGACGAACATCAAAGCGAATATACACCAGCCAATACAAAACGCCGTCAATTCATCTCCAAATTTACAGGCTCGGCAGGAACTGCAGTCGTAACTACTGAAAAGGCCGCATTATGGACAGACGGACGATATTGGAACCAGGCCTCAACAGAACTTGATCTTGATTCCTGGATTCTAATGAAACAGGGTATCTCTCCACTTCTACATTCCAACAGGACTGCAAGATACTCCCTCTATGGGGGATTGGCTCAGTCAA ACGAATGGGAATCACTTTCAAAGAAACTTGACCAGAAGAAGATGAGTCTTGTCCCTGTTGAAGACAATTTGGTGGACAGAATATGGACCGACAGACCCCCAACTCCTAAATCTCGCATTTTTCCACTCGAAATAAAATATTCTGGACAATCTTGGGAAGAGAAG ATTCCTAAGAGCAGTAGTTACTTCGCTGCTAAACAAATTGATTCCCCAATCCTCCAGACTGATTGGTCTCCAATAAGTAGATTGAAGGCAGTGAAGAACCCAACTGAATCGGCTGGAATGGAATTGGCTCATCTGAAGGATGCCGTGGCACTTACTGAGTTCTTCTATTGGCTAGAAACGACG AGTTTTGGTGAGCTGACTGTTAAAACGTCCTCAAAACGAGTTTTTATTTTCACAAATCAAGACCAAATCATAACTAAAGATTCCCAAGGACTAGAAATAGCTGAGACCAGAGCAAAAGATCTCTATAATTCTGAC TGTGATGTAACAGAAGATATGCTGGATACTGCTAAGGATTTGATTAGTCATTTAATGTTTACATACCAACCAGAAACATTCGAGAATCCGTCGGTGAGAAGGTTTTATAGCACTTTGGAGGCAATGGCCTTGGATATGAATGACGTGGAGGAGTTTGAGGACCATACTTGTAGtgattttagattatatattagtgcctaa
- the LOC115231563 gene encoding pyridoxal kinase-like has translation MPAKLLSIQSHVVSGVVGNKAATLPIKMMGITVDEIHTVQFISGKVSGITLSGHELKDIYEALTVNKLSDYSHLLTGYILNRTLRYVPEELLETYIKHILPLADVITPNHFEAE, from the exons ATGCCTGCCAAGTTATTGTCAATTCAAAGCCATGTGGTCTCTGGTGTCGTTGGAAATAAAGCTGCAACATTACCGATCAAA ATGATGGGAATCACGGTTGATGAAATACATACAGTTCAATTTA TCAGTGGTAAAGTATCTGGGATCACACTTTCAGGCCATGAACTCAAAGATATCTATGAAGCACTTACAGTTAACAAATTAAGTGACTATTCACACCTTCTGACAGGTTATATACTTAATAGAACACTCAGG TATGTCCCCGAAGAATTGctagaaacatatataaaacatatattgccTCTTGCTGATGTAATAACGCCTAATCATTTTGAGGCCGAGTaa